The sequence aaacttgaaagaagaaattgcaaatGATTGACTGATATCTAAACCAAGTTGGGGATTGAATAGCGGAAATCATATCAGATAATAACAGACATTTCTATTTGAGTATCAAACACAGGCGCCACTTGGATTcagaaaacttatttcacttGTCTAGATAAGAAAGACATGAATACTAACCTCACCCGGCTTAATGAGACCTTTCTCCTCAGCATCTTTAATCATACTGTATCCGATCCTACAATGAACAAATCATCATTCTAAGTTTTCAACTGATTGCATGGAACTGGGCCATGGAAATTTCTCTTGGAGTCCCACTTTGGAATTGACTTCAGCTTACATATAAGTCCAACTTCACAACAATAACACTGAACAAGGCAGTCTCATGAAAAAAATCCCAATCAAACAATTGCAGTGTGTGCAACTGATAAATATTCCAATCAGAATTAGTTAAACCTGTCTTTGACACTGGAGCAGGGTTCCATCATCTCCAGCTTAGCAGCAATTTTTGCTACACAGCCATCTACAACATGGTTGAGATACACCAATGGTGTTTTACCAATTAACTGTATAACAATCACAATGAATAAACACATTCAATCAGCAAAATATCATATAATATTCAGACACCCAAAGGGTTAAACATTATGAAACTAAATGGGGTACAACTTACTTCAGTGACATCCTTTGCAATCCCAGAATTCTCCTCCCCCATTTTATCAGTCAACTGTTAAGAAAATGAAGAGTATCAGCAATAATCAATACGTAAAATTCTAAATAAGTCAGCTTTCAAAGAACAACTAAAACAAATaccaagattttttttttttttatttaaaaagtaaaataaagaagaaaataagtaACTATTGTGTGTGACTTTGAACTTTATAAACACTTCAAAAACTGAGTTgatcttcttctgtttttgtttttcctttctggAGACAAGAGCAAGTGATAGGAGATTTAACACTTCAAagttttactttaatttctttcctCCGTTTTCTCAGCAGCCAAACAGCTTATGACTTCACATCAGTAACCATCTCAATAACCAGTTCCATATCCACAATCATGATACAAcaatcaaatgaaaaagaaaattgcataTTTTTGAGCTTACGACTTCACATCAGCAACCATCTCAGTAACCAATCCCATATCCACGATCATGACACAACaatcaaatgaaaaaggaaactGCATGTTTCGAGAATCTAAAGATTTAgtcttttaaaaaacaagaaattgattgataaataaataaaatccaaacaTATTAAATCACGCAAGAGTATGAAGTGAATCAAACCTGCTTGAGACTCCTGGCAATGCAAAGAGCTGAAAGAAATATAAGACTGAAACGAAATGAAAGAGAGTTTTGGAAGCTTACCACCAGCTTGACTTGGAAGTTGAGAGTTTAAAGGATGGCCAGGATCTGAGCTCAGAGCTGAAGGAACACAAATGACAAAAGTGAGAGAGTTGCGGatatttaaagaaatttcaGCTGGCGTTACGTCTGTGGATGgagccttttttatttttccgtaTTATCATTGTCATCCGCctgcttcttctccaaaaataaaaaacaacggcatattacatattttcctctgtttttctttttatttgtctatgaactgttttttattttttattttctaaaagttACAACTTAATATTGTTATCGTGgcttttttataattgataTTAAGAAAGggaaatcaaaataaattataaatattctTACTTTTATGGTGCCAATAACAATTAttcatcaatttatttatttatattctgTAGGGGCACTTGATCATGTGTATCATGAGCAGCCTCGATTGGTTCTATTTCtaatataaaatacaatataacTTGGATTGGAAATTGATTGTGCATAATCTTTGGGGggaaatgctagcaaccttctctctaatcTTCTCTTTTGGAACTTCTCCCTTCTCCTCATGACAAGTGTTATTTttcttacacttaaaacaatgtcattaatgcatcacacaagatagtttttatttttcaagtttaccCTTTAAAAATGTATTgacttttatatttccttcaatttattcaaattttgttacaaCTTCTTTAAcacattattaaaaattaaataggaaaaacgtcattttttagaaatttttttttaaaaaaaatttgttacatgACATTGTTgttatctttattttgtttttaacaaaacacacattctctttggaaattttttttttttttaaaacttcagtttttattttcttttttaattttttaacaaggtgataagaaagttgtaaaaaaattaacttgttattaaaataaattaatacatttaataagggtaaacttggaaaacaaaaattagtttgtgtgatgcattaatgacattgttttaagtgtaaggaaagtgacacttgtcatgagaagaagagagaaggtccaaaggagaaggttagagagaaggttgctagcactcCCCATCTTTGGGATATCCCCATCCCCACGTTTCACATGGGAATAAATGAGCATACTAGACATAATGATTTAGTTTTATCCTTTGAGCATGATTTTATTGCATTATGTTCCCCATTCTCCAATGTGTGAGGTACTtttatcatttatttttatttgtttttatataaatgatattatattttaaactaCATAGAAGGGAATTTGAACTCGGGTGCAGAGTGGAGAGTACTGTACATTTGCATTGGTCAACTATCTACAtccattttccttttaaaaataaaataaaaaataacacttgttaatttgttgtattgcaTGAAAGGTGTGTTGACAAATTTGCCACAATGGTGAATAAGTTGGGATAGAACTTTGGAATTattattgaccaaaaaaaggaaCTTTGGAATTATTTGTTATTGATAATTGCAGTATGTGGAATATCACATTTGAATATTTCAACAATGGATGGAGACATATTATCTCGTCTGGTTGAATGATCCATCCATCCATTATTtaatgtggcaatttgacatatgAAATGAAACCATGGGGACTGCTGTTTTCAAGCATCAAAAattgtatataaatatttatgcgctataaaaacaaaacaataaatatatgtacACAAAAATATGCGAAAACTGAAAGACACGGGAAATTTTCGTCTGGTTCGAGTCCGACCCAAAGGAACTACACCTGTAAACTCGCGGTATTTTTGGGCCTAATTTGGAAGTATCGGAATCTTTAAAGAACTAGGCctgtaaatattttgaagtctTTTTGGGCCCTTAATTTCAGTCTTGATTTTGATGCTGTTTAATTGGATAtgggttcttttttctttctttttttatatagagaAAATTGGATACGTTTCTATGCGTTTTGAAACATTTACTGTTGATATTTTCTGGGCTTAGCTCTGATTTATGCGGCCATTTCTTCAATATGACACTTTTTcgacccaaaataaaataacataaaccCATATTCATTTGTTGGTTCCTAATaaggtttattttttatataattgatagcctaaattaatctaatttatttgataaaaaataatctaATTTATCAAGAggaagatttgaatttgagtgCAACGCACAAACTCACTGTCCCAACCGACTAAGATAGCCTAAATGAATCTAATTTATAATAAGGGAGATTCGAATTTAAGTGAAACATCTCAAAATCTTATAGTTACGAGTCAATAAGGGCTTGGATGACTTCCTCATCAACTGAGACTACTGATGCTTAGTCATCAACTGAGACTACTGATGCTTACTCATATGCTGGCCAATTCagttaaatttaatttcacaCAACTCAATGTTTTAGCCGACTGGTCTAACCACGTATGTAATTTACCTTATTAATCGAAGGATCTATCCTATTAATCTATAAATtgtcaaatgaattttttgttagGAGCTTTAGTAATATACCCAGAATAGGGGCTGAAATTataagataaaaaaaaacccacatgaaatgcactttagaaacacacccaaaacctaTTTACTACATAAGAAATGAGTGTTGAagttcttataaattacatatCTACCATTGAttaacttaaaacaagcccaacacaaaaaaactcaaaaagaacccaaaacaagcccagtccaaatttatttaaaaaaaaacccgaactaaaaaaataaatcacgAAAATCAAGGAGCTGTCTTTACGACCCTTCTCCATCAAACCTCCGTACACTGTTAATATCATGTTATAGAAGTACACTATTAATACCATGtgatagaagtacattgttaatatcatttcataaaagtacattATTAATACCATGTTATAAAAGTACACCGTTAATACCATGtgatagaagtacattgttaatatcatttcatagaagtacattgttaataccatgttatagaagtacactgttaataccatgtcatagaagtacactgttaatatcattttatatAAGTACATagttaataccatttcatacaaaaaaaaatttataaaaaaaccttaaaaaGCCCAGGAAGACATTCAATATCTTTTGCAGAAACCACCTCCAATTGTCCATAGTTACACCACATACAATCGCAAAGGCAAAAGAAAATACCtctacaaaaaggaaaaaaatacactattaatactatgtcatagaagaAGTTGTGAGTACTAAATTCTCCACAAGCTCTGATTACCACCCAGTAAAACAACATCCAAACTTACGTAGTCAAAGGAAAACATTCCCacgaacaaaaagaaaaagaaaaaattgaactcttGGATTGATTTACTGTGAAACATTCCCAAGCGCCGCCTATCTCCCTGGTGCCTACCCTTAATGTTTAGAGTGAACTCGCTGCGGTGTTGTCCCGCCTAGGTCGatttttcagattttcttcttcttcttcatcttttgcaAAAAACACTGTTAATTCGATATCTTTTGCAAAAAATAAAGCCAACCATTTTAAAATTCACCGTACAAACCAACACGACACATGAAGTCTCGACGAACAGAATGCATTGCAAATATCATATCAGCATAttgtttctcaaaataaacaGAAGCAACTTTACGTACAAGGTCATCAAGATAACAAAGCTTGCATATAGAAATGACCATGAAACTGATGAAAGCAGTAAAAGAAGTATCCACAATGGGCGGGTCGGGTGGCTGCTTACATATTCCTTTATGTCATGCTTTGTTAGTACCAAGGCCATACCAGAAAACTCATTGGTAATAACTAATAACCACTTCGCTACCATAAGGGTGGTAAACACTTTCAAAATATATAGACATTGAGTGCACGAACAACACATTTCAAAGacaccattttcttttcatcaaAGAGATCAAAAACCTAGAAAAGCAAAATCCAGTTCGTGTAAGTAGGTGTAGGGAATTATATATATCCTAGTCAATTAGTGCAAGATGTTGGTATGAAGCATATACCCTGTCCAGGAAAAGATTTTCAACATAGGGAGTTCTAAATAGTGCTAACTCTTCCCGCAACATAATCATCATCCAAATAATTACTACAATGCATGAAACTAGAAAGAAATAACACATTTCTTcataattgaatttgaatgattCAAAGAAATTTGGCTGACCTTATGAATCAATCTGTCGTCGATAATTGAACTGCTCAACTTTTTAAACAGCTCATACAATACCTCCAGCTCATTAACAGTAACTGCATCATGATTTCATGCAAATAAACAGCCCAAACAGCATTCAAAATTCTCATTAActaatcaattttttcttcttcttcttcttcttcttttttttttttttttcaaaattcccaaagcaaaaggaaataattCACAATTCGAAGTTctgcatatatatagttttcttAATCTTctgaatattttaaataaataaataaattcgtACATCTGGTTTCATCGGCGATGATAGACATATCGCCAAAAATGAAACGGCGATTGGTTGGGCGGGGATGGCGTCTAAAGC comes from Prunus dulcis chromosome 6, ALMONDv2, whole genome shotgun sequence and encodes:
- the LOC117631983 gene encoding calcineurin B-like protein 10 isoform X1 gives rise to the protein MDFSGVEQRLRSLSLGKWICAAFILFVAIIEVLIFVVTGCFRRHPRPTNRRFIFGDMSIIADETRFTVNELEVLYELFKKLSSSIIDDRLIHKRYFLLPLRLYVV
- the LOC117631983 gene encoding calcineurin B-like protein 10 isoform X2; this encodes MDFSGVEQRLRSLSLGKWICAAFILFVAIIEVLIFVVTGCFRRHPRPTNRRFIFGDMSIIADETRFTVNELEVLYELFKKLSSSIIDDRLIHKMKKKKKI